Proteins from a genomic interval of Lolium perenne isolate Kyuss_39 chromosome 1, Kyuss_2.0, whole genome shotgun sequence:
- the LOC127303208 gene encoding small GTPase LIP1, with the protein MMFWRDGGASGSRREVNGGPPCGQVRVLVVGDSGVGKTSLMHLVLKGSAISRPAQTIGCAVDVKHITYGSPGSSSNVIKGDAERNFFVELWDVSGHDRYRDCRSLFYSQINGVIFVYDLSQRKTKTNLSKWAVEVAESGTFSAPLGSGGPGGLPVPYLVIANKVDIAPRDGRRVSSGNLVDVARQWVEKQGLLPSSEELPLVESFPGNSGLLTAAKDARYDKEALAKFFRMLIRRRYFSNELPAPSPWSLTPREDTILPVETVNDEELFKRKSYGGQRYKYNGVVPLPAQRNLTPPLTLYPQQPMSSSSENYRYHRFSSSAIPDASSSTPSRLDINL; encoded by the exons ATGATGTTTTGGAGGGACGGTGGCGCGAGCGGGAGCAGGCGGGAAGTCAACGGCGGGCCGCCGTGTGGCCAGGTGCGTGTCCTCGTCGTCGGCGATTCAG GTGTGGGGAAAACTTCATTGATGCATCTCGTTCTGAAAGGTTCTGCAATTTCTCGACCGGCTCAAACAATTGGATGTGCAGTTGATGTTAAA CATATTACTTATGGAAGTCCAGGGAGTTCATCTAATGTCATCAAGGGTGATGCTGAAAGGAACTTCTTTGTTGAACTTTGGGATGTTTCAGGGCATGATCGCTACCGAGATTGCCGTTCACTTTTTTATTCGCAAATTAATG GTGTCATATTTGTTTATGACCTATCTCAGAGGAAGACGAAAACAAATTTGAGCAAGTGGGCAGTTGAGGTTGCTGAGTCCGGAACATTTTCAGCTCCTCTTGGGTCTGGTGGTCCAGGAGGCCTTCCAGTTCCTTACCTAGTGATCGCTAACAAAGTGGACATTGCTCCAAGAGATGGTAGAAGAGTTAGCAGTGGAAATCTTGTTGATGTTGCTCGTCAATGGGTTGAGAAGCAAGGCCTACTTCCATCCAGTGAAGAACTTCCTCTTGTTGAGAGCTTCCCTGGCAACTCTGGTCTGCTAACG GCTGCCAAAGATGCAAGATATGACAAAGAAGCTTTGGCCAAGTTCTTCCGTATG TTGATAAGGAGAAGGTATTTCTCAAATGAGCTTCCTGCCCCTAGCCCATGGTCTCTCACTCCTAGAGAGGATACCATTCTTCCTGTAGAAACTGTTAATGACGAAGAGCTGTTCAAAAGGAAAAG CTATGGCGGACAGAGGTACAAATACAATGGTGTCGTCCCGTTGCCTGCTCAGCGGAACCTAACTCCACCACTCACTCTCTACCCGCAGCAGCCAATGTCTTCTTCCTCAGAGAACTACAGATATCACAGGTTCTCCTCATCGGCGATTCCTGACGCAAGCAGTAGTACGCCAAGCCGACTAGACATCAATTTATAA